A window from Megalobrama amblycephala isolate DHTTF-2021 linkage group LG9, ASM1881202v1, whole genome shotgun sequence encodes these proteins:
- the cibar1 gene encoding CBY1-interacting BAR domain-containing protein 1 codes for MSRTPDARARDIQTKQIQDNITTVEKHFGDLCQLFAAYVRKTARLRDKADLLVKEVSQYADTETPNLKCGLKNFADQLAKIQDYRQAEVERLEVKVIEPLKAYGNIVKTKREDLKQTQTARNREAKQMQQLEKMRQRNPSDRQIISQAESELQRATMDATRTTRQLEETIDDFEKQKIRDIKKILGEFVTVEMTFHAKALEIYTTAYQHIQNVDEEGDLEVFRNSLHPPDYQSRLEIVRANSKLSLNRTGTSMSKSGTMQSRTSSRQRKRDDEEDEDEEDDDEDEDDLEEVTDDEH; via the exons ATGAGCCGCACTCCTGATGCAAGAGCGAG AGACATCCAGACCAAGCAGATTCAGGACAACATCACCACTGTAGAGAAGCACTTTGGAGATCTGTGCCAACTGTTTGCCGCTTACGTCCGTAAAACTGCACGACTGCGGGACAAAGCCGACCTCCTGGTCAAAGAAGTCAGCCAGTATGCTGATACAGAGACACCAAACCTAAAATGTGGATTGAAGAATTTTGCAGATCAACTGGCCAAGATTCAGGACTATCGGCAAGCAGAG GTGGAGAGGCTGGAAGTGAAAGTTATAGAGCCTTTGAAAGCATATGGGAATATTGTGAAAACAAAAAGG GAGGACCTGAAGCAAACACAGACTGCAAGGAACAGAGAGGCCAAGCAGATGCAGCAGCTTGAAAAAATGAGGCAGAGAAACCCATCGGACAGACAGATCATT TCACAG GCTGAGAGTGAACTCCAAAGAGCCACAATGGATGCCACACGCACGACTCGCCAGCTGGAGGAGACAATAGATGACTTTGAAAAGCAGAAGATTCGTGATATTAAG aaaattttgggtgaatttgTGACGGTGGAGATGACGTTCCATGCCAAGGCCTTGGAAATTTACACAACTGCTTACCAGCACATTCAGAATGTCGATGAGGAAGGAGACCTTGAG GTATTTAGAAATTCACTGCACCCCCCTGATTACCAGTCACGGTTAGAAATAGTTCGTGCCAATTCTAAACTGTCCCTGAATCGAACTGGTACATCAATGAGTAAATCAGGAACAATGCAG TCAAGAACATCTAGCAGACAGAGGAAAAGGGATGACGAAGAagatgaggatgaggaggatgatgatgaagatgaggaTGATTTGGAGGAAGTGACTGATGATgagcattaa